A genomic window from Sphingobacterium sp. BN32 includes:
- a CDS encoding 30S ribosomal protein S16 encodes MATKIRLQRHGKKGKPFYHVVVADARAPRDGKFIERIGSYNPNTNPATIILDFDKALTWVNNGAQPTDTARAILSYKGVLYKKHLQGGVKKGAFDEAKAEELFAAWTEGNDAKIEGKKSGLAQSKGEAKKAALAAEAKKKEEKAAAIAAKNAPVEEAAAEEATEEAAEENTEETEG; translated from the coding sequence ATGGCAACTAAAATCAGATTGCAAAGACACGGTAAAAAAGGAAAACCTTTTTACCATGTAGTAGTAGCAGATGCACGTGCTCCACGTGATGGTAAATTCATTGAGCGTATCGGTTCTTATAACCCGAACACTAACCCAGCAACTATCATTTTAGATTTTGATAAAGCATTAACATGGGTGAACAATGGTGCACAACCTACTGACACAGCTCGCGCTATCCTTTCTTACAAAGGTGTTCTTTACAAAAAACACTTACAAGGTGGTGTGAAAAAAGGTGCTTTCGATGAGGCTAAAGCAGAAGAATTATTCGCTGCTTGGACTGAAGGAAACGATGCGAAAATCGAAGGTAAAAAATCTGGCTTAGCACAATCTAAAGGAGAAGCTAAAAAAGCTGCTCTTGCTGCTGAAGCTAAGAAAAAAGAAGAAAAAGCTGCTGCTATCGCTGCTAAAAATGCGCCAGTTGAAGAAGCTGCTGCAGAAGAAGCTACGGAAGAAGCTGCTGAAGAAAACACAGAAGAAACAGAAGGATAA
- a CDS encoding RagB/SusD family nutrient uptake outer membrane protein: protein MKKLLFLLSATALFSSCELDRLPKGSMDTEGVAENPQALITGAYAQLKAWSDPMHRAGEYAGDNMMIRGASTDAFYEFISFSRTPNNYRLSNFWDYSYKAIAQASNAMKFLKEGESVEVDNQIGECYYIRGLMYFYLVRAYGRPYYQSPETNLGVPIVNGTPENPLGELNFPDRATVKETYEQIIADLTKAESLLTLKKGNIYATKEAAQAILSRVYLYMSGTYEAPNVQYAKLSAEYADKVINSGKYSLLGRADFMRYNTFTPENNKETIFAVKRLASEFSGSDHYYGVGGMYANIGGQGWGEMYASAKYIDLLNETGRNDWRPDNYKIVDARAAFIEPTYDNNGGKFTEVFRYIKQDSETSKNYMQDTIIREGNTLIAKEVTTVDKKPVVDRYTLSAVDATQGIYSIKHKDGRTYTGFLDYYISLNRAYPQFYIVKASREGENSHLHSPVISRLGEVYLNRAEANAKQGKYAEALADLNKIRTRSIENGAYTSLSAADASQKIDKERQLELAFQAERSYDVFRNGKSLTRDYPGPQDQKAVIPATDYRVIYYIPQSAINSYPGQLTQNPTN, encoded by the coding sequence ATGAAAAAGCTATTATTTTTACTATCGGCAACAGCCTTGTTCTCCTCATGCGAGCTCGACAGATTGCCTAAAGGATCAATGGATACAGAGGGGGTGGCAGAAAATCCGCAAGCCCTAATTACAGGTGCATACGCACAATTAAAAGCATGGTCTGACCCCATGCACCGCGCTGGTGAATACGCAGGCGATAACATGATGATTCGTGGAGCATCAACAGATGCTTTCTATGAGTTTATCTCCTTCTCTCGTACGCCAAATAACTACCGCTTATCCAACTTCTGGGACTACAGTTACAAAGCGATAGCACAAGCATCGAACGCAATGAAATTCCTAAAAGAAGGCGAGAGCGTAGAAGTCGACAATCAAATTGGCGAATGTTATTACATCCGCGGTCTAATGTACTTTTATCTGGTGCGTGCATACGGCCGCCCATACTACCAAAGCCCGGAAACAAACTTAGGCGTGCCAATCGTAAATGGTACACCGGAAAATCCGCTTGGCGAATTGAACTTCCCGGACCGTGCAACGGTAAAAGAAACATACGAGCAGATTATTGCTGATTTAACGAAAGCTGAATCATTGCTTACGCTCAAAAAAGGTAATATTTACGCAACCAAAGAAGCAGCGCAAGCGATTCTTTCACGTGTGTATTTATACATGAGCGGAACTTATGAAGCGCCGAATGTGCAATACGCAAAACTGTCAGCAGAGTATGCTGATAAAGTAATCAACTCTGGAAAATACAGCCTGTTAGGCCGTGCGGACTTTATGCGTTACAATACCTTTACGCCAGAGAACAACAAAGAAACGATCTTCGCTGTAAAACGCTTAGCATCTGAATTCTCAGGTAGCGACCATTACTATGGTGTTGGTGGTATGTATGCAAACATCGGTGGTCAAGGTTGGGGTGAAATGTATGCAAGTGCTAAATACATCGATTTATTGAACGAAACCGGAAGAAATGACTGGAGACCGGACAACTACAAGATCGTTGATGCGCGTGCTGCCTTTATCGAGCCTACCTACGACAACAACGGAGGTAAGTTCACCGAAGTTTTCCGATACATCAAACAAGATAGCGAGACTTCTAAAAACTACATGCAAGACACCATCATTCGTGAAGGAAACACATTAATTGCGAAAGAAGTTACTACGGTAGACAAAAAACCTGTTGTAGATCGCTATACCTTATCAGCAGTTGATGCTACGCAGGGCATCTATTCGATCAAACATAAAGACGGAAGAACCTACACCGGTTTCTTAGATTATTATATCTCACTGAACCGTGCTTATCCACAGTTCTACATCGTGAAAGCATCTCGCGAAGGCGAAAACTCGCACCTGCACTCACCAGTAATCAGCAGATTGGGTGAAGTATACTTAAACCGTGCGGAAGCGAACGCTAAACAAGGGAAATATGCTGAAGCATTAGCAGACTTGAACAAAATCCGCACGCGTTCCATCGAAAATGGCGCTTACACAAGCCTTTCAGCTGCCGATGCTAGCCAAAAAATCGACAAAGAACGTCAGTTAGAATTAGCATTCCAAGCAGAACGCAGCTATGATGTATTCCGCAACGGAAAATCCCTAACACGTGACTACCCAGGACCACAAGACCAAAAAGCAGTAATCCCTGCTACCGATTACCGTGTAATCTATTACATTCCACAATCGGCAATTAACTCTTACCCTGGTCAATTGACACAAAATCCAACGAATTAG
- a CDS encoding c-type cytochrome has protein sequence MKNDHNQPVNLLREINKLSKVAKAMSILFVVLVFLIFLLPFIPYQQQHASAAVEQPSKETDGQLLNSVEDFKLSPYPDTEDGKMAAYGEQLIRETYKYLGPEAPKVAAFTGNRLACASCHLEAGTKAYAAPYVGLSALFPVYSGRDGKVGTLEDRINGCFERSMNGKKLPIDSKEMLAMVSYIKHLSADVKIGKRIKGQGFVDLKVPDRKADLNHGQLVFQKQCVSCHQQDGQGLPKLANNPKDGYVYPPLWGADSFNDGAGMARVITAAKFIKGNMPLGVDPSEPILSDEEAFDVAAYINSFDRPQKPNKELDYPVLSQKPRDAAYPPYADNITQEQHKYGPFNF, from the coding sequence ATGAAAAATGACCACAACCAACCTGTAAACTTACTCCGCGAGATCAATAAGCTGAGCAAAGTCGCCAAAGCGATGTCAATCCTTTTTGTAGTGCTTGTGTTCCTTATTTTCTTGCTACCTTTCATTCCCTACCAACAGCAGCATGCATCCGCTGCGGTCGAGCAGCCTTCGAAGGAAACGGATGGGCAGCTTTTGAATAGCGTGGAAGACTTCAAGTTGAGCCCCTATCCGGATACCGAAGATGGTAAAATGGCCGCCTATGGCGAACAGCTTATCCGCGAGACGTATAAGTATTTGGGTCCTGAGGCTCCTAAAGTTGCTGCCTTTACCGGGAATCGATTAGCCTGTGCGTCCTGTCACCTTGAGGCTGGCACCAAGGCCTATGCAGCGCCCTATGTGGGTCTAAGCGCCTTATTCCCTGTTTATAGTGGTCGTGATGGTAAGGTCGGCACTTTGGAAGATCGCATCAACGGCTGTTTCGAAAGAAGCATGAATGGGAAGAAATTACCGATCGATAGCAAAGAAATGCTGGCTATGGTTAGTTATATCAAACATCTAAGTGCTGATGTAAAAATAGGCAAACGAATAAAAGGACAAGGATTTGTGGACTTAAAAGTGCCCGATCGCAAAGCTGACTTGAACCATGGACAACTCGTTTTCCAGAAACAATGCGTCTCTTGTCATCAACAGGACGGACAAGGATTGCCGAAATTGGCAAACAATCCGAAGGATGGCTATGTTTATCCACCATTATGGGGAGCGGACTCTTTCAATGATGGCGCAGGTATGGCGCGCGTTATTACTGCGGCAAAATTTATCAAGGGCAATATGCCTTTAGGCGTTGATCCGTCAGAGCCTATTTTAAGCGACGAGGAAGCTTTTGATGTTGCCGCCTATATAAACTCCTTCGATCGGCCACAAAAGCCCAACAAGGAGCTGGATTATCCTGTCTTAAGCCAGAAACCTCGGGATGCCGCTTATCCACCATATGCAGATAACATCACACAAGAACAACATAAATACGGACCTTTTAATTTTTAA
- a CDS encoding LysR family transcriptional regulator → MLEVNFRIKVFYHAAKSLSFTKTSRELFISQPAVSKHIQELESLVGHALFLRNGNRLQLTEAGRTLMEAASTISKQYELLDYRLGLLNDKLKGNLVIGASTTLSQYILPQLIAKFTEENPLVNIKLYNGNTAHVTKWLFEQKIALGFVEGLAEDKSLKYTKILDDQLIFIARSSHPIFKKPELSIADFSQQEFVFREPGSGTNDIVFQRFKEIGIDAKHLVNRVEMSSSESIKKYIQHKDSIGILSKFAVKEEMESGKLVEVMNDRWAIARNLYLVHLHGEVSDLPKQFLRFLNRELKSFHNI, encoded by the coding sequence ATGTTAGAAGTTAATTTTAGAATCAAAGTTTTTTACCATGCTGCGAAGAGCTTAAGCTTTACGAAGACTTCGCGTGAGCTTTTTATCAGTCAGCCTGCGGTTTCGAAGCATATTCAAGAGCTGGAAAGCCTGGTGGGCCATGCGCTGTTTTTGAGGAATGGGAACAGGTTACAGCTGACGGAGGCTGGTAGAACATTGATGGAAGCAGCTAGTACCATTAGCAAACAGTATGAATTGCTCGATTACAGGCTTGGGCTTTTAAATGATAAACTGAAAGGTAACCTCGTTATTGGCGCAAGCACTACCCTATCGCAGTATATCCTACCGCAACTTATCGCGAAATTCACCGAAGAAAATCCTTTAGTCAATATCAAGTTATATAATGGTAATACAGCGCATGTAACAAAGTGGTTATTCGAACAGAAGATTGCGCTGGGGTTCGTTGAAGGTTTGGCGGAGGACAAGTCTTTAAAATACACGAAAATATTAGATGACCAACTGATCTTTATTGCCCGCAGTAGTCATCCGATCTTTAAAAAACCGGAGCTTTCTATAGCTGATTTCAGTCAACAAGAATTTGTTTTTAGAGAACCCGGTTCGGGAACAAATGACATCGTCTTCCAACGGTTTAAAGAGATTGGCATTGACGCAAAACACCTGGTCAACCGTGTTGAAATGTCTAGCTCAGAGTCAATTAAGAAATACATCCAGCATAAAGACAGTATTGGGATACTTTCGAAATTCGCTGTGAAAGAAGAGATGGAGAGCGGCAAATTAGTGGAGGTCATGAACGACAGGTGGGCTATTGCGCGAAACTTGTATCTCGTCCATCTTCATGGTGAAGTTTCGGACCTTCCAAAGCAATTCCTGCGATTCCTCAATCGGGAATTGAAAAGCTTCCATAACATATAG
- a CDS encoding DsrE family protein has translation MKKFIVLGCSLLLGMSLYAQDNKTMETKLTANAQYQGAEAHKKHYQVIYQLDSNNPDIIKKAIRNINNLLNDPRLKGKVEVELITFSGGTEALLKTSAFETQIKDLINKGVRVAQCSNSLQERNLTKEQMFDFIGYVPSGNGELVIRGSEGWTIVKP, from the coding sequence ATGAAAAAATTTATTGTATTAGGCTGCTCACTATTATTGGGAATGAGCCTATACGCCCAAGACAACAAGACTATGGAAACAAAACTGACAGCCAATGCGCAGTATCAAGGCGCTGAAGCGCATAAGAAACACTATCAAGTAATCTACCAGCTGGATAGCAACAACCCCGATATTATTAAAAAAGCTATTCGAAACATCAATAACTTGCTCAACGACCCTCGCCTGAAAGGTAAAGTCGAAGTCGAGTTGATTACCTTCTCAGGCGGTACTGAAGCACTGTTAAAAACATCAGCGTTCGAAACGCAGATCAAAGACCTGATCAACAAAGGCGTACGGGTAGCACAGTGTAGCAACTCCTTGCAAGAGCGCAACTTAACCAAAGAACAGATGTTTGATTTTATTGGCTATGTTCCTAGTGGCAACGGTGAGCTTGTTATTCGCGGATCAGAAGGTTGGACCATCGTAAAACCATAA
- a CDS encoding PD-(D/E)XK nuclease family protein, giving the protein MNKAFLRLVAEDIQKRYGKDIADIAVVFNNKRPITYLKKHLVDVYQQAIWSPQFYTIQEFFSLSTSKVQASSISQFFYLYELHNELLAKEGVEPETLEEFYPIAEIILSDFSQLDYDLVDIAHIFMELSDTTEIEIAFQHFTPEQQAFIRQFWQSFSIQGHTGVQKRFLRLWRRLPTLYRAFKERLQAEGQTNFPTIYRDLAEGKEENKTFVDQFKQVLFVGFNALNRAEAKLFREWQEQGKALFYFDADSHYLDDKLQEAGLFIRRNIFQTGLLNALGDVPNIIANRADDVHIYQSLGKISETKLLYDLLSKHQDESKSSAILLADEGLLVPLLQSLPYTDVNITTGYPLIQSPIYGLLDLWMNVQVLISQQHKEKIPYQLLETYLTNPMSKVSKKQKQLIQTESADKQLFEVEVKDIDISESVLPHFFRKLPSPEQTIPTLSAMIDSLLLSLADNDRIRQIESNLLMETKKVLNQLQLGFSNLGKLSIGFQIGLIRKALGPISSAIEGNPLKGLQIMGLLESRCLNFDQVYILGANEGILPKTSNSPTFLPNNLRKAYGLPVLENQDALSAYLFYRHFQYSSDIHLFYNAVVSESSSGEESRFIKQLEFETKFNFIKHTQQQLLTFPTQPQELVIEKTGEVWNKLYGSYIKHGKRISASAFTSYLASPLQFFLKYVADIKEPPSISQEFEMNKLGTVIHESMEELLAPLKTVDDFIPTESLKAKLQIADQVVLKQIGNEYLTSFNTVDELNSLQRIMHKIATEYVKMFLQYDIDQYEAIRIVELENSDDYILDFPIEINGSIETVSLYGIIDRVDEVLTKDGQTKLRIVDYKTGADSVKFRNLDVVFAANTENKALVQTLFYAYVYEQVTGLRNLEPHLYVARRMREDGTVFKNNTGSFVLSDQTLAEQKDVFVAFLKSTLEELFDQQVPFKHNPEAVVYPSDPFTLFYKYSVKESAEESI; this is encoded by the coding sequence ATGAACAAAGCATTTCTACGCCTAGTAGCAGAAGATATACAAAAACGATATGGCAAAGATATCGCTGATATTGCCGTCGTATTCAACAATAAAAGACCGATTACCTACTTGAAAAAACATCTTGTCGATGTCTATCAGCAGGCAATCTGGTCGCCACAATTCTATACCATTCAGGAGTTCTTTAGCTTGTCGACCAGTAAAGTACAGGCGTCTTCGATTAGTCAGTTCTTCTATTTATACGAGCTTCACAATGAGTTGCTTGCCAAGGAGGGCGTCGAACCGGAAACCTTAGAGGAGTTTTATCCCATAGCGGAGATTATCCTCAGCGACTTCAGTCAGCTAGACTACGACCTGGTCGATATTGCGCATATCTTTATGGAGCTTTCCGACACAACGGAGATTGAAATTGCCTTCCAGCATTTCACACCCGAACAGCAGGCATTTATCCGGCAGTTCTGGCAGTCGTTCAGCATACAAGGACATACGGGAGTGCAGAAAAGATTTCTTCGCTTGTGGCGCCGATTACCCACATTATACAGAGCGTTTAAAGAGCGTTTGCAAGCCGAGGGGCAGACAAATTTCCCGACCATTTACCGCGATTTAGCGGAAGGGAAGGAAGAGAACAAGACCTTTGTGGATCAATTTAAGCAAGTTCTTTTTGTGGGCTTCAATGCCCTTAACCGAGCCGAAGCAAAACTATTCAGGGAATGGCAGGAACAGGGCAAAGCGCTTTTCTATTTCGATGCCGACAGCCATTATCTGGATGATAAGCTGCAGGAAGCCGGTCTGTTCATCCGACGCAATATCTTTCAAACGGGCTTATTGAATGCTTTAGGCGATGTTCCAAACATCATCGCGAACCGAGCAGACGATGTACATATTTATCAAAGTCTGGGAAAGATTAGTGAAACGAAGTTACTGTACGATCTGCTGAGCAAACATCAGGATGAGAGCAAGTCATCCGCTATTCTACTTGCCGATGAAGGTTTGCTCGTTCCGCTTTTGCAGAGTTTGCCTTATACCGATGTAAATATTACAACGGGTTATCCATTGATTCAGTCGCCAATCTATGGTTTGTTAGATCTTTGGATGAATGTGCAGGTTTTGATATCTCAGCAGCATAAAGAAAAGATTCCTTATCAGCTGCTGGAAACCTACCTGACCAACCCGATGAGCAAGGTATCGAAGAAACAAAAACAACTAATTCAAACCGAGTCGGCAGATAAGCAATTGTTTGAAGTGGAGGTTAAGGATATCGATATCAGCGAATCGGTGCTGCCGCATTTCTTCCGCAAATTACCGTCTCCGGAACAGACCATACCAACCTTAAGCGCGATGATCGACAGCTTATTGCTTTCGCTGGCAGATAACGACCGCATCCGACAGATTGAGTCTAACCTGTTGATGGAAACGAAGAAGGTTTTGAATCAATTGCAACTCGGTTTCTCCAATCTGGGTAAACTGAGCATCGGGTTCCAAATCGGGTTGATCAGAAAGGCTCTCGGACCCATTAGCTCGGCGATTGAAGGTAATCCGCTAAAAGGTCTGCAGATCATGGGGCTGTTGGAAAGCCGCTGTTTAAATTTCGATCAGGTGTATATTTTGGGGGCTAATGAAGGTATTTTGCCGAAGACATCGAATTCTCCGACTTTCCTGCCCAACAATTTAAGGAAAGCATACGGTCTCCCGGTATTAGAAAATCAAGACGCCCTATCGGCCTATTTATTCTATCGTCATTTCCAATACAGCAGTGATATTCATCTGTTCTACAATGCTGTGGTCAGTGAGAGTAGTTCGGGCGAGGAAAGCCGCTTCATCAAACAATTAGAATTTGAAACGAAGTTCAACTTCATTAAACATACGCAACAGCAACTTTTGACTTTCCCGACGCAGCCGCAGGAATTGGTTATCGAGAAAACGGGCGAGGTATGGAATAAACTATATGGCAGCTACATCAAGCATGGGAAGCGTATTTCTGCATCTGCCTTCACCAGCTACCTGGCTTCGCCTTTGCAATTCTTCTTAAAATATGTCGCTGATATCAAGGAACCGCCTTCGATAAGTCAGGAATTCGAGATGAATAAACTCGGTACTGTCATCCATGAAAGCATGGAAGAACTATTGGCACCGCTCAAGACGGTAGATGATTTTATTCCGACCGAAAGCTTAAAAGCAAAGCTGCAAATTGCGGATCAAGTAGTGCTGAAGCAGATTGGCAATGAATACCTGACAAGTTTCAATACGGTCGATGAACTCAATAGCTTGCAGCGTATCATGCATAAGATTGCGACGGAGTATGTGAAAATGTTCTTGCAGTATGATATCGACCAGTATGAAGCAATCCGGATTGTCGAGCTCGAAAATAGCGACGACTATATCCTGGACTTCCCTATTGAAATAAACGGCAGCATTGAAACGGTTAGCTTATATGGTATTATCGACCGCGTGGATGAAGTCCTTACGAAAGACGGGCAGACGAAGCTTCGTATTGTGGATTACAAAACGGGCGCTGATAGTGTAAAATTCCGAAACCTGGATGTGGTTTTTGCGGCAAATACAGAAAACAAGGCGCTTGTGCAAACGCTATTCTATGCTTATGTATATGAACAAGTAACCGGCCTACGCAATCTTGAGCCACATCTATATGTCGCAAGGCGTATGCGTGAAGATGGGACGGTCTTTAAAAATAATACCGGTAGCTTTGTGCTTAGTGATCAAACATTGGCTGAGCAGAAAGATGTTTTTGTGGCTTTTCTGAAAAGCACATTAGAGGAGCTCTTCGATCAGCAGGTACCGTTCAAACATAATCCCGAAGCTGTGGTTTATCCTTCAGATCCTTTTACACTGTTTTATAAGTATAGCGTGAAGGAAAGCGCAGAAGAAAGTATTTAG
- a CDS encoding exodeoxyribonuclease V subunit beta translates to MSGKAPLKIVKASAGSGKTFSLTVHYLSLLLAKESNYREILAVTFTNKATAEMKERILSVLHGLAIADPHKHIESYRKLLLEQYPEWDAGTLQEKAYRVYRRILHDYSHFSVSTIDGFSQKVIRSFTYELNLDAAYAIEMNTNKVKKDLTIMLNQLLDEKPELLEWIIAYAEQKIDNNENWNYRQQLMALAGLIFSENFQEFDSFLLTADTNQVFNLLQKEIAEKSKAFVATFSQAIDAFKETVRSLGVDESEMKGKSRNKLISASKVESNLHKINETDLQKLFDKFLILQDNDEAFTDQHKEVRYDLQIGIQPALQTIFEIHKLFPSYIAYKAVEANLYFLRLLKEMSDLLSLWRKENASQLISDSQILLNKLGLDENNDPTFIWEKIGNRYNYFLFDEFQDTSRIQWKNYSPLLLNALANSQGKMSEHLIVGDVKQSIYRWRNGDWRILLQQVEQQVSDSFHLNEQSRPQFIDQGALLTNYRSLPNIIKLNNYLFSSIPQLMQQVLNEQVLESLNKEGREWWTATGNDQMLIKAYEGSNQELPEQLQADDANQGSIEITFLPVENGAYRRNQVEEASIDALCEKVAEWISSGRYKPSQIGILVRSNAQARLLIQQLMDYKNTHQLNYEVISGDALTLVSNHAIQLLVETFKALVYQSDKHVIQHANMAYLYQLSKGNSAFDQSYWLKFRDNNIQELRGLVPDELIAQWDALQKMPLIHLSEKLIEIYGLTDENSIHLPYLLAFKDIITSFSAMGERGLIQFLEYWLEDGEKAVLPSNGKIDAIEVTTIHKSKGLAYDVVMLPFCSWSLDGMSRGDFWINVENSPFAALGKIPIKYSKSLGNSIFYQQYFEEMLFNYMDALNTFYVANTRAKQHLYISAPQFKQTVDKKTGEIKGFEPSNEYISDILIQALSADNAVFKLENNQLNIQHIISKTDEALKAEGNYIALQHYPISNVLEKEWEHASTRSINNILMMEKAAQYGVLAHEIVSEASQEKDIDLLIDKYIQEGILSMEDREALLQEIHEIWHHPQINSWLNGDFKIWNEASIITADGETIRPDKVFTSPNSTIVLDFKFTQGDYVGHKAQVDKYMKAIRNVGYENVKGYLYYAKSKQLVEVI, encoded by the coding sequence ATGTCAGGAAAAGCACCTCTAAAGATCGTTAAGGCATCTGCCGGATCTGGAAAAACATTCAGTCTTACAGTACATTACCTCAGCCTGTTGCTCGCAAAAGAAAGCAACTACCGAGAGATACTCGCCGTTACCTTCACCAACAAAGCAACCGCAGAGATGAAAGAACGTATTCTTTCCGTCCTGCATGGTCTTGCAATCGCTGATCCGCATAAGCATATTGAAAGTTACAGAAAACTATTATTAGAACAGTATCCCGAATGGGATGCCGGCACCTTGCAGGAGAAAGCATATCGCGTTTATCGACGCATCCTGCACGACTATAGCCATTTCTCCGTTAGCACCATCGATGGGTTCTCTCAAAAGGTGATCCGTAGCTTCACCTATGAGCTTAATCTGGATGCGGCGTATGCCATAGAGATGAATACCAATAAGGTTAAAAAAGACTTGACCATTATGCTGAATCAGCTTTTGGATGAGAAACCTGAACTATTGGAGTGGATTATTGCCTATGCGGAGCAAAAGATAGACAATAACGAAAACTGGAACTACCGACAGCAACTTATGGCATTGGCTGGTCTTATCTTCTCGGAAAACTTCCAGGAATTTGACTCCTTTTTGCTCACTGCTGACACCAATCAAGTTTTCAATCTACTGCAGAAAGAAATAGCCGAAAAGTCTAAGGCTTTCGTCGCGACTTTTTCGCAGGCCATCGATGCCTTTAAGGAAACTGTCCGCTCCCTGGGCGTAGACGAGTCCGAGATGAAAGGCAAGTCTCGCAACAAGTTGATTTCCGCGAGTAAGGTCGAGAGCAACCTGCATAAGATTAATGAAACGGACCTTCAAAAGCTATTTGATAAGTTCCTGATCCTTCAGGATAATGATGAGGCTTTTACCGACCAGCATAAAGAAGTTCGATATGATCTACAGATTGGTATTCAACCCGCGCTGCAGACTATCTTCGAGATACACAAACTATTTCCGAGCTATATTGCCTATAAAGCGGTCGAAGCAAACCTATATTTCCTTCGCTTATTAAAGGAGATGAGCGACCTCTTGAGTTTATGGCGCAAGGAGAATGCATCGCAACTGATTTCAGACTCGCAGATTCTGTTGAACAAGCTAGGGTTAGATGAAAACAACGACCCCACTTTCATATGGGAGAAGATAGGGAACCGATACAATTATTTCCTATTTGATGAGTTTCAGGACACGTCTAGGATTCAATGGAAAAATTATAGTCCCCTCCTGCTCAACGCCCTGGCAAATTCGCAAGGTAAAATGAGCGAGCATCTTATCGTTGGCGATGTCAAACAAAGTATCTATCGTTGGCGAAACGGCGATTGGCGGATCTTGCTGCAACAAGTCGAGCAGCAGGTATCCGACTCGTTCCACCTGAACGAGCAATCTAGGCCACAATTTATTGACCAAGGTGCGCTGCTGACCAACTACCGCAGCTTGCCGAATATCATTAAGCTGAACAATTACCTCTTCAGCAGTATCCCTCAATTGATGCAGCAGGTATTGAACGAGCAGGTACTCGAATCGCTGAACAAGGAAGGTAGGGAATGGTGGACGGCTACGGGGAATGATCAGATGCTGATCAAAGCTTACGAGGGTAGCAATCAGGAACTCCCGGAGCAGCTGCAGGCAGATGATGCGAATCAAGGTTCTATAGAAATAACCTTTCTTCCGGTAGAGAATGGCGCGTACAGGCGCAATCAGGTCGAGGAAGCATCGATCGATGCCCTCTGCGAAAAGGTTGCCGAGTGGATCAGCAGCGGACGCTACAAGCCTTCGCAGATCGGTATCCTCGTTCGCAGTAATGCACAAGCGAGACTCCTTATTCAGCAATTGATGGATTACAAAAACACCCATCAGTTGAATTATGAGGTGATCTCTGGCGATGCGCTTACTTTGGTTTCGAATCATGCGATCCAGCTATTGGTCGAAACATTCAAAGCGCTAGTCTACCAGTCGGATAAGCATGTTATTCAACATGCCAACATGGCTTACCTCTATCAACTAAGCAAAGGGAACTCTGCCTTTGACCAATCTTATTGGTTAAAATTCAGAGACAATAATATTCAGGAACTTCGGGGTTTAGTGCCTGATGAACTGATTGCACAATGGGATGCATTGCAGAAGATGCCGTTGATACATCTTTCCGAGAAATTGATCGAGATATATGGATTGACCGACGAAAATAGCATTCACCTGCCCTATTTATTGGCATTTAAAGATATCATTACCTCCTTCTCTGCCATGGGCGAGCGCGGGTTGATTCAATTCCTGGAATATTGGCTGGAGGATGGCGAAAAAGCAGTTCTCCCAAGCAACGGAAAGATTGACGCGATTGAGGTTACCACCATACATAAGTCTAAAGGACTGGCATATGATGTGGTTATGCTTCCTTTCTGTTCTTGGAGCTTAGACGGGATGTCGCGAGGCGACTTTTGGATTAATGTAGAAAACAGTCCCTTTGCTGCCTTAGGGAAGATTCCTATAAAATACAGTAAATCCCTCGGCAACTCGATATTCTATCAGCAGTATTTCGAAGAGATGCTCTTCAACTACATGGATGCGTTAAACACGTTCTATGTCGCCAATACCCGTGCGAAACAGCACTTATACATTTCCGCTCCGCAGTTTAAACAGACTGTTGACAAGAAAACCGGTGAAATTAAAGGTTTTGAACCGAGCAACGAGTATATTTCTGATATATTGATACAAGCCCTCTCTGCCGACAACGCGGTATTCAAGTTGGAAAACAATCAGCTCAATATACAGCATATCATCAGCAAAACGGATGAAGCTTTAAAAGCCGAAGGCAATTATATTGCGCTTCAACATTATCCGATTTCCAATGTCTTAGAGAAGGAATGGGAACATGCAAGCACGAGAAGCATCAACAATATCCTGATGATGGAGAAGGCGGCGCAATACGGCGTACTGGCCCATGAAATCGTATCGGAGGCATCACAGGAAAAGGATATTGACTTACTGATCGATAAATATATTCAGGAAGGCATTCTCTCTATGGAAGACCGGGAGGCATTGCTGCAGGAAATTCACGAAATATGGCATCACCCGCAAATCAACAGCTGGTTGAATGGTGATTTCAAGATTTGGAACGAAGCAAGCATTATTACCGCCGATGGCGAAACTATTCGTCCGGACAAGGTATTTACCAGCCCGAATAGCACCATTGTGCTTGACTTCAAATTTACCCAGGGAGACTATGTTGGCCACAAGGCGCAGGTCGATAAATACATGAAAGCCATCCGAAATGTAGGTTATGAAAACGTGAAAGGCTATCTGTATTATGCCAAATCAAAACAATTAGTAGAAGTTATTTAA